The Terriglobus roseus region CCGACGAATCGCTTCCTTGGTCCACTGTTTGCGAAGCCGCACTTGAAGTGCGCGACGTATTGAAAAGCGCAGGCGTAGAAAGCTTCGTAAAAACCACCGGCGGCAAGGGCTTGCATGTTCTCTTCCCCATAACACCGAAGCATGACTTCGCGTTCATGAAGACATGGACACACGGCTTGGTGCAAGCCATGGAGCAAGCACGGCCTGAACTCTATCTCACCAAGATGACCAAGGCCGCACGCACTGGCAAAATTTATCTCGACTATCTCCGTAACGAACGAGGTGCAACAGCGGTCGCTCCGTACAGCATGCGCGCACGCAGCGGACTTCCCGTGAGCATGCCATTGGAATGGAAAGAACTCACCAGCAACACGCGCCCACGTTATACGGTTCATGATTTCGAGGAATGGAAGCCGCGCCTGAAGAAGAACCCTTGGCGCAAGGTGTTTGAACTAAAACAAACACTCAACGCCGCAGCGTTGGAGCACTTCGCACCGAAGGCGAAGCGCTCCTAGCCGCAGCGAATATTATTTCGTAAAGCTAAAGACCGTAGTCGTGTGATACGTCTGTCCAGGCCGCAGCAGTGTGCTTGGAAACGCCGGATGATTCGGCGAATCCGGATAGTGCTGCGTCTCCAGGCAGAACCCGCCACGGCGCACATACTTCTTGCCGCCCGTACCGGTGATCTCGCCATCCTTGATGAAGTTGCCGGTATAGAACTGCACGCCCGGCTCTGTGGTCTTCACCGTCAACGTACGACCCGACGTAGGATCGGTGACAATGGCCGCAGTCCGCAGCGTTCCAGCAGCGCCGTTCAACACGAAGTTGTGGTCGTAACCACCCGCGATTGTCAGCTGCTCGTTCTTCGCTTCGATTCGTTCGCCAATGGCATGTGGCGTACGGAAATCAAACGGGGTCCCCGCTACAGCAGGCAGATCGCCCGTAGGAATCAGAACCTTGTCCACTGGCGTGTAGTGGTCAGCATTGATCTGAATCTTATGATTCAGAATCGTTCCATTCCCCTCACCCGCCAGGTTGAAGTAGGAATGGTTCGTTAGGTTAATTACCGTTGGCTTCGTGGTCGTGGCACTGTACTCAATCTTCAGATCATGCCCGTGCAACGTGTACGTCACATGCGCGGTCAACGTACCGGGATATCCCTGGTCACCGTCGGGTGAAACCAGCGTGAACTCCACGCCGTCCGCCACTTCCTTCGCACTCCAGATGCGGTTATCGAAACCATCTAGACCGCCATGCAGTGACTGACCATTGTTGTTGATCGGCACATGATAAGTGTGGCCGTCGATCGTGAACTGCCCCTTGGCAATGCGATTGCCGTAACGCCCCACAACGGCCCCAAAATACGTGCCGCCATCATCCTGATAGCTCGCAGCCTTCGGATGTCCCAGCGCCACGTCAGCAAATTTTCCATTGCGATCCGGAGCGTCAATCGCCTGAATGCGCGCGCCAAGGGTGATCAGTTTCACCTGCAGTTCCGGGCTTTTCAGCGTGTAGATTTCAACGGGCTTGCCGTTCTTTGCCGTGCCGAACGACGCCTTCGTTACTTCCGCATTCATACCGGTTCCAATCATCCCCAGCGCCAGAAGCGCCACTGCCATCTTCATTGTTCCATGCCCTCATGGCCGCCAAGCGCGGACTCCGCGAAGTATACCGGGCTGGGGCGGCGGCACGCGAATGCTGCAGGATTTATACTGGTTACAGTTCTTTGACAGCGCTGCAACATGCAACGCTCGAAGCTGCTCCACAAAGTTGGGGGCGTCATGGTTTCGACGGGGTCGCTTGTGGCAAGAGGGCATGCCGGGGTGGGTACACCCGTAATCGAACCCAAAAACTATAAGTGCCGAACCTCAGTTTGCACTTGCTGCTTAATTAAATAAGTAGCCGATTGCTCCCGCTTCGCCTATGGGCGGGTACCAATCGTCGTACAGTAGGCTGGTCAAAGCTGTTCCGCCTGGACGGCAATGACGAGATCGATCAGGCTGGTGGCCGTTACATCTTCGCCCGTTCTAAGTGGCGGCTACGAGACAAAGATGATACGGGAAAAGCATGAATGCCTTTTGTCATTGGTTTCTTCGGACGGGAGTTCGATTCTCCCCGCCTCCACCAACTTCACCACATATCCATCACGCACTTCACG contains the following coding sequences:
- a CDS encoding aldose epimerase family protein, yielding MAVALLALGMIGTGMNAEVTKASFGTAKNGKPVEIYTLKSPELQVKLITLGARIQAIDAPDRNGKFADVALGHPKAASYQDDGGTYFGAVVGRYGNRIAKGQFTIDGHTYHVPINNNGQSLHGGLDGFDNRIWSAKEVADGVEFTLVSPDGDQGYPGTLTAHVTYTLHGHDLKIEYSATTTKPTVINLTNHSYFNLAGEGNGTILNHKIQINADHYTPVDKVLIPTGDLPAVAGTPFDFRTPHAIGERIEAKNEQLTIAGGYDHNFVLNGAAGTLRTAAIVTDPTSGRTLTVKTTEPGVQFYTGNFIKDGEITGTGGKKYVRRGGFCLETQHYPDSPNHPAFPSTLLRPGQTYHTTTVFSFTK